In Streptomyces seoulensis, the following are encoded in one genomic region:
- a CDS encoding ATP-binding cassette domain-containing protein → MIQAVGLTSDSLKDQPPAVEDVSFEARAGQVTALLGATGAGKTTVLRLMLELQRGRGIAYFRGRPLHCVAHPSREVGVLLGVVPGHPSRTVRNHLRMLCAAAGVPARRADEVLEEVGLVSLREERLGTLSLGMDRRLGLACALLPDPHTLVLDVPAAGLSVQEARWLHATLRAYADQGGAVLLTTADPKEAARHADHVVTLEGGRVAADLEAAEFARTRLRPRVAVRSPHAARLANLLTKEARTEQRSLEVVREEGNRLSVYGSTTADVGEIAFRNGILIHQLADEVGDMRPESPEGDQPVPTEAVAVPEGVAEPEEVEIDEAPEPLPLPIAVRSVHSPLRPLRYELRRATGISTGFVVCGVALVVSAITAVVLARIGHTPQARLFAAWPREVPLPPVALAAGLLGALAFGGEFRYPALAADRGTVPRRLGLLTAKLLVSGITAGMLAFLALGCDAELLYLVYGRELVQVPGDWLPLCASWLALVVGCAWAGVLAAGVFRSTAAGLAAVLAVPVAVVPLVHRLFEGSYVRVAAGIHVRMREVLLLQWPFGGERYLLGLARVIAQPVGGAMTLSLAALLCAYLITTLRARAR, encoded by the coding sequence GTGATCCAGGCTGTCGGACTGACCAGTGACTCCCTCAAAGACCAGCCGCCCGCCGTCGAGGACGTCTCCTTCGAAGCGCGCGCCGGCCAGGTGACCGCCCTCCTCGGAGCGACGGGCGCGGGCAAGACGACGGTGCTCAGATTGATGCTCGAACTCCAGCGAGGGCGCGGCATCGCCTACTTCAGAGGGCGCCCCCTGCACTGTGTCGCCCACCCCTCGCGCGAAGTCGGCGTACTCCTCGGCGTTGTGCCGGGACACCCCTCACGCACGGTCCGCAACCACCTGCGCATGCTCTGCGCGGCGGCAGGCGTGCCGGCCCGGCGGGCCGACGAAGTGCTGGAAGAGGTCGGCCTCGTCAGCCTCCGTGAGGAACGGCTCGGCACGCTGTCCCTCGGCATGGACCGCCGGCTCGGCCTGGCCTGCGCCCTGCTGCCCGACCCGCACACCCTCGTGCTGGACGTACCGGCCGCCGGGCTCTCCGTACAGGAAGCACGTTGGCTGCACGCCACCCTGCGCGCGTACGCCGACCAGGGCGGTGCCGTGCTCCTCACGACCGCAGACCCCAAGGAGGCCGCCCGGCACGCCGATCACGTCGTCACCCTCGAAGGGGGCCGGGTCGCCGCCGACCTGGAGGCTGCGGAGTTCGCGCGTACCCGGCTCCGGCCGCGCGTCGCCGTACGCAGCCCCCACGCCGCCCGTCTGGCGAACCTGCTCACCAAGGAGGCCCGCACCGAACAGCGTTCTCTGGAGGTCGTCCGCGAGGAGGGCAACCGTCTCTCCGTGTACGGCAGCACGACCGCGGACGTCGGGGAGATCGCCTTCCGGAACGGCATCCTCATCCATCAACTCGCGGATGAGGTCGGTGACATGCGGCCGGAGTCACCAGAGGGAGATCAGCCGGTACCGACCGAAGCCGTCGCAGTCCCGGAGGGCGTCGCGGAGCCGGAGGAAGTCGAGATCGATGAAGCCCCCGAACCCCTCCCGCTCCCCATCGCCGTCCGCTCCGTGCACAGCCCCCTCCGTCCGCTGCGTTACGAACTCCGGCGCGCCACCGGGATCAGTACCGGGTTCGTCGTCTGCGGTGTCGCCCTCGTCGTGTCCGCGATCACCGCCGTGGTGCTGGCCCGTATCGGGCACACCCCGCAGGCGCGCCTGTTCGCCGCGTGGCCGCGCGAGGTGCCGTTGCCGCCGGTCGCCCTCGCGGCGGGGCTGCTCGGTGCGCTCGCGTTCGGGGGCGAGTTCCGGTATCCCGCGCTGGCGGCGGACCGGGGCACCGTTCCCCGTCGGCTGGGGCTGCTCACCGCGAAGCTTCTCGTCTCCGGAATCACCGCCGGAATGCTGGCCTTTCTCGCGCTGGGCTGTGACGCCGAGCTTCTCTATCTCGTATACGGGCGGGAATTGGTCCAGGTCCCGGGGGACTGGCTGCCACTGTGTGCGAGTTGGCTGGCGCTCGTGGTCGGCTGCGCGTGGGCCGGTGTGCTGGCGGCCGGGGTGTTCCGCTCCACGGCGGCGGGGCTGGCCGCGGTCCTCGCGGTGCCGGTGGCCGTCGTACCGCTCGTGCACCGGTTGTTCGAAGGCTCGTATGTGCGAGTCGCGGCCGGGATTCACGTGCGGATGCGGGAGGTTCTCCTGCTCCAGTGGCCCTTCGGAGGGGAGCGCTACCTGCTGGGACTTGCGCGCGTGATCGCCCAACCCGTGGGTGGCGCAATGACGTTGTCGCTCGCGGCCCTGCTGTGCGCGTACTTGATCACGACCCTGCGCGCCAGGGCGAGATGA
- a CDS encoding FadR/GntR family transcriptional regulator, with the protein MSTLAHTMMTTARSADSGLAGPGELDRYPYAEAPMADRVAAPAWEGADSDLGRVGRRAGGSRGRGLHGQLVQQLGQMIVSGDLGADRPLVPEEIGQRFEVSRTVVRESLRVLEAKGLVSARPNVGTRVRPVSDWNLLDPDIIEWRAFGPQRDDQRRELNELRWTIEPLAARLAAGHGREDVQQRLVDLVEILSHALAQGDALTFSRADAEFHGLLIQVAGNRMLDHLSGIVTAALQVSGGPATGCERPTEASVAQHARIVDGLGSGDGAVAEGAMRQLLTVHPEVERVVPAPREH; encoded by the coding sequence GTGAGTACCCTTGCGCACACCATGATGACCACCGCCCGCTCCGCCGACTCCGGCCTCGCCGGACCGGGCGAACTCGACCGCTACCCCTACGCCGAGGCCCCGATGGCCGACCGCGTGGCGGCGCCCGCCTGGGAGGGCGCCGATTCCGACCTGGGCCGCGTGGGCCGGCGCGCCGGGGGCAGCCGCGGGCGCGGACTGCACGGCCAGCTCGTCCAGCAGCTCGGTCAGATGATCGTCTCCGGCGACCTGGGTGCCGACCGCCCGCTGGTGCCCGAGGAGATCGGCCAGCGTTTCGAGGTCTCCCGCACCGTGGTGCGCGAGTCCCTCCGGGTCCTGGAGGCCAAGGGCCTCGTCAGTGCCCGGCCGAACGTGGGCACCCGCGTGCGCCCGGTGAGCGACTGGAACCTGCTCGACCCGGACATCATCGAATGGCGCGCCTTCGGCCCGCAGCGCGACGACCAGCGCCGCGAGCTGAACGAACTGCGCTGGACGATCGAGCCGCTCGCCGCCCGCCTCGCCGCCGGACACGGCCGTGAGGACGTGCAGCAGCGCCTCGTGGACCTGGTCGAGATCCTGAGCCACGCCCTCGCCCAGGGTGACGCGCTGACCTTCTCCCGCGCGGACGCCGAATTCCACGGGCTGCTCATCCAGGTCGCGGGCAACCGGATGCTGGACCACCTGTCCGGGATCGTCACCGCCGCCCTTCAGGTCTCCGGCGGCCCGGCCACGGGCTGCGAGCGGCCGACCGAGGCGTCCGTCGCGCAGCACGCGCGGATCGTGGACGGGCTCGGCAGCGGCGACGGCGCCGTGGCCGAGGGCGCGATGCGCCAGCTCCTCACCGTCCACCCCGAGGTGGAGCGCGTGGTCCCCGCGCCGCGCGAGCACTGA
- a CDS encoding RNA polymerase sigma factor, whose amino-acid sequence MSASTSRTLPPEIAESVSVMALIERGKAEGQIAGDDVRRAFEADQIPATQWKNVLRSLNQILEEEGVTLMVSAAEPKRTRKSVAAKTPAKRTATKTVAAKTVTTRRATAAPAASAVAGEDTDDAASATKATAKKTTAKKTAAKKTTAKKTAAKKTGAKKDDAELLEEEVVEETKSSDEPEGTEAAGFVLSDEDEDDAPAQQVAAAGATADPVKDYLKQIGKVPLLNAEQEVELAKRIEAGLFAEDKLANSDKLAPKLKRELEIIAEDGRRAKNHLLEANLRLVVSLAKRYTGRGMLFLDLIQEGNLGLIRAVEKFDYTKGYKFSTYATWWIRQAITRAMADQARTIRIPVHMVEVINKLARVQRQMLQDLGREPTPEELAKELDMTPEKVIEVQKYGREPISLHTPLGEDGDSEFGDLIEDSEAVVPADAVSFTLLQEQLHSVLDTLSEREAGVVSMRFGLTDGQPKTLDEIGKVYGVTRERIRQIESKTMSKLRHPSRSQVLRDYLD is encoded by the coding sequence GTGTCGGCCAGCACATCCCGTACGCTCCCGCCGGAGATCGCCGAGTCCGTCTCTGTCATGGCGCTCATTGAGCGGGGAAAGGCTGAGGGGCAGATCGCCGGCGACGATGTGCGTCGGGCCTTCGAAGCTGACCAGATTCCGGCCACTCAGTGGAAGAACGTACTGCGCAGCCTCAACCAGATCCTTGAGGAAGAGGGTGTGACGCTGATGGTCAGTGCCGCAGAGCCCAAGCGCACCCGCAAGAGCGTCGCAGCGAAGACCCCGGCCAAGCGCACCGCCACCAAGACGGTCGCGGCCAAGACGGTGACCACCCGCAGGGCCACGGCCGCCCCGGCCGCGTCCGCCGTCGCGGGCGAGGACACCGACGACGCCGCCTCCGCCACGAAGGCCACTGCCAAGAAGACCACCGCCAAGAAGACGGCGGCGAAGAAGACCACGGCGAAGAAGACGGCCGCCAAGAAGACCGGCGCCAAGAAGGACGACGCCGAGCTTCTCGAGGAAGAGGTCGTCGAGGAGACCAAGTCCTCCGACGAGCCCGAGGGCACCGAGGCCGCCGGCTTCGTGCTGTCCGACGAGGACGAGGACGACGCGCCCGCGCAGCAGGTCGCCGCGGCCGGCGCCACCGCCGACCCGGTCAAGGACTACCTGAAGCAGATCGGCAAGGTCCCCCTCCTCAACGCAGAGCAGGAAGTCGAGCTGGCCAAGCGCATCGAGGCCGGTCTGTTCGCCGAGGACAAGCTCGCCAACTCCGACAAGCTCGCCCCGAAGCTGAAGCGCGAGCTGGAGATCATCGCCGAGGACGGCCGCCGCGCCAAGAACCACCTGCTGGAGGCCAACCTCCGACTCGTGGTCTCCCTGGCCAAGCGCTACACCGGCCGCGGCATGCTCTTCCTGGACCTGATCCAGGAGGGCAACCTCGGTCTGATCCGCGCGGTCGAGAAGTTCGACTACACCAAGGGCTACAAGTTCTCCACGTACGCCACCTGGTGGATTCGTCAGGCGATCACCCGCGCGATGGCCGACCAGGCCCGCACCATCCGTATCCCGGTGCACATGGTCGAGGTCATCAACAAGCTCGCCCGTGTGCAGCGCCAGATGCTCCAGGACCTGGGCCGCGAGCCCACCCCGGAGGAGCTGGCCAAGGAACTCGACATGACCCCCGAGAAGGTCATCGAGGTCCAGAAGTACGGCCGCGAGCCCATCTCCCTGCACACCCCGCTGGGCGAGGACGGCGACAGCGAGTTCGGTGACCTCATCGAGGACTCCGAGGCCGTCGTCCCCGCCGACGCCGTCAGCTTCACGCTCCTCCAGGAGCAGCTCCACTCGGTGCTCGACACCCTGTCGGAGCGCGAGGCCGGTGTCGTCTCGATGCGCTTCGGCCTCACCGACGGCCAGCCGAAGACCCTCGACGAGATCGGCAAGGTCTACGGCGTGACGCGTGAGCGCATCCGCCAGATCGAGTCGAAGACCATGTCGAAGCTGCGCCACCCGTCGCGTTCGCAGGTGCTGCGCGACTACCTCGACTAG
- a CDS encoding NUDIX hydrolase, producing the protein MPYDPSAFPPFAVTVDLVVLTVRRHALCALAVRRGESPFQGRWALPGGFVRDDEDLAQAAARELAEETGLRAHDPATPAQDNGAHLEQLATYGDPKRDPRMRVVSVAHLALAPDLPAPRAGGDASNARWAPVEELLQQGGYGRDGEPMAPLAFDHALILSDGVERARSKIEYSSLATAFCPPEFTVGELRRVYEAVWGVALDPRNFHRKVTGTPGFLVPAGGTTTRQGGRPAQLFRAGGATLLNPPMLRPEV; encoded by the coding sequence ATGCCCTACGACCCGTCAGCGTTCCCGCCCTTCGCCGTCACCGTGGACCTGGTCGTACTGACCGTGCGCCGCCACGCCCTGTGCGCGCTGGCGGTACGCCGGGGCGAGTCACCCTTCCAGGGGCGGTGGGCGCTCCCAGGCGGCTTCGTACGGGACGACGAGGACCTCGCCCAGGCGGCGGCGCGCGAGCTGGCGGAGGAGACGGGGCTCCGGGCCCACGATCCGGCGACACCGGCACAGGACAACGGCGCTCATCTGGAGCAGCTCGCCACGTACGGCGATCCGAAGCGTGACCCGCGTATGCGCGTGGTCAGCGTCGCTCACCTCGCCCTCGCGCCCGACCTCCCGGCGCCGCGCGCGGGCGGCGACGCGAGCAACGCGCGCTGGGCACCGGTGGAGGAACTGCTCCAGCAGGGAGGCTACGGCCGCGACGGCGAACCGATGGCGCCCCTGGCCTTCGATCACGCCCTGATCCTCTCGGACGGGGTGGAGCGGGCCCGCTCCAAGATCGAATACTCCTCGCTGGCCACGGCGTTCTGCCCGCCGGAATTCACCGTGGGTGAGCTGCGCCGGGTCTACGAGGCGGTCTGGGGCGTGGCACTCGACCCCCGCAACTTCCACCGCAAGGTCACCGGCACGCCCGGCTTCCTCGTCCCCGCCGGCGGCACCACCACACGCCAGGGCGGCCGGCCCGCGCAGCTTTTCCGGGCGGGCGGCGCCACTCTGCTCAACCCCCCGATGCTCCGCCCCGAGGTCTGA
- a CDS encoding DUF4192 domain-containing protein, whose protein sequence is MTNHGETTEPFENGDITAGMSFDGQLTPDTPLALRTPAELADALPYLLGYRPEDSMVLVSLLDRGTFGGRARLGIPAGTEDWQAAARQIARGLVIGTRRRGSRPERIVAYVCQEPRPGETGRDVMLRLAPLAQLLRTECGSLDVPVIEALCVSDTRFWSYVCPVESCCPPEGTPMGMPGTSAMAAAATYAGIQVRGSLRELHARMQPWETSAALEQEVALDAAGMSLVPRILDDASRAEVAEETLDLAGRIIRRFAEAAPVSGIHPADVRDDTLLGHDEAAALILGLQDRTTRDRAAAWMEGDEGAPALRLWRALARRCVGPYREHAAAPLTLAGWVAWSTGDDIEAREALAMALGADPHYLFAQLLHRACNEGLDPESIRRCLRQERAGRRPGEGAPSTEPNIPEQKSGSQLPPDTTLPAQDATESDPATPPRRKRRPRSTGPGDTAPGNTGPGKTGPGKTTPAKPGPCAQRPQAQTRRPTRSRPTPSGAGKTCHDREDG, encoded by the coding sequence ATGACGAATCACGGCGAAACGACCGAACCCTTCGAAAACGGCGACATCACGGCGGGAATGTCCTTCGACGGGCAGCTCACGCCCGACACCCCGCTCGCTCTGCGCACCCCGGCCGAGCTGGCCGACGCGCTGCCCTACCTGCTGGGATACCGCCCGGAGGACAGCATGGTCCTGGTGAGTCTGCTCGACCGGGGAACCTTCGGCGGGCGGGCCCGCCTGGGCATTCCGGCCGGCACAGAGGACTGGCAGGCGGCGGCCCGGCAGATCGCCAGAGGGCTGGTGATCGGCACCCGACGGCGCGGCTCCCGGCCCGAGCGCATCGTGGCCTACGTCTGCCAGGAGCCACGGCCGGGGGAGACGGGGCGGGATGTGATGCTCCGGCTCGCCCCGCTCGCGCAGTTGCTGCGCACCGAGTGCGGCAGCCTCGACGTACCGGTGATCGAGGCGCTGTGCGTCTCGGACACCCGCTTCTGGTCCTACGTCTGCCCGGTGGAGAGCTGTTGCCCGCCCGAGGGCACGCCGATGGGCATGCCGGGCACCTCGGCCATGGCGGCCGCGGCCACCTACGCCGGCATCCAGGTACGGGGCTCGCTGCGGGAGCTGCACGCGAGGATGCAGCCCTGGGAGACCTCGGCCGCACTGGAACAGGAAGTCGCGCTGGACGCCGCCGGCATGTCCCTGGTGCCCCGCATCCTGGACGACGCGAGCCGCGCCGAGGTGGCCGAGGAGACGCTGGACCTGGCCGGACGGATCATCCGCCGGTTCGCCGAGGCCGCGCCGGTGTCCGGCATCCACCCGGCGGACGTCCGCGACGACACCCTCCTCGGCCACGACGAGGCGGCCGCCCTCATCCTCGGTCTTCAGGACCGGACGACCCGCGACCGGGCGGCCGCCTGGATGGAGGGCGACGAAGGCGCACCCGCCCTGCGGCTCTGGCGGGCACTGGCCCGCCGCTGCGTCGGCCCCTACCGCGAACACGCGGCGGCACCTCTGACCCTGGCCGGCTGGGTCGCCTGGTCGACCGGCGACGACATCGAGGCCCGGGAGGCCCTGGCCATGGCCCTCGGTGCCGACCCGCACTACCTCTTCGCCCAGCTCCTGCACCGGGCGTGCAACGAAGGCCTGGACCCGGAGTCCATCCGGCGGTGCCTCCGGCAGGAGCGTGCGGGGCGGCGGCCGGGGGAGGGGGCACCGTCCACGGAGCCGAACATTCCGGAGCAGAAATCCGGCTCCCAGCTTCCTCCGGACACCACCCTCCCGGCGCAGGATGCGACGGAGTCGGACCCAGCCACGCCGCCACGCCGTAAGCGTCGCCCCCGCTCCACCGGCCCCGGCGACACCGCTCCCGGTAACACTGGCCCTGGCAAGACCGGCCCCGGCAAGACCACCCCCGCTAAACCAGGCCCCTGCGCCCAGCGGCCGCAAGCCCAGACCCGGCGCCCGACCCGCTCACGCCCCACCCCCTCCGGAGCGGGCAAGACCTGCCACGACAGGGAGGACGGCTGA